Proteins encoded by one window of Nodosilinea sp. PGN35:
- a CDS encoding lipopolysaccharide biosynthesis protein, translated as MAPSNPHLETAGLRSRLQRQALRSGVVMLAAQPVKLAIGIGTTAILARLLVPADFGLLAMVAPLLLIVDSLSNLGLETVTVQREELDQAQASAIFWLSLKINACVIGAMVLAGPLLARFYGEPALTPITAAMAVGALSLCVSFQHLSLLKRQMKFGLLTTIEVMAMAMAAVCAIAAARLGLGFWALVLQIVVMQVIQGGAYWLWCSWRPTPAAAGAATNLRPMVAYGAHLTGYRFLTRVATQIDRVLLGYLSGAQALGLYSVAYQWAYFPFNQIYFPLFDVAIASLSRSLPNPEQYRAYCRHSLMPIFAVCMPALAYLFVTAHDVILLLLGSQWTGAIPLFRVLTVAVFVGSLYRVTKWIYVSSGQTQRQLRWSLVYTPVMLVSVALGAQWGALGIALGYTFGICLLTYPSVLYCVASCPITLGDFMGAVWRPAIASLLSAALLYLTSLALPESSILALTLALQGLIYGVFYVGIWLLLPGGYREARAMVQLVLKAKAKPK; from the coding sequence GCGCTGCGTTCGGGAGTGGTGATGCTGGCGGCCCAGCCGGTTAAGCTCGCCATTGGCATTGGCACGACGGCCATACTGGCCCGCCTGCTGGTACCCGCCGACTTTGGCCTGCTGGCCATGGTGGCTCCGCTGCTGCTGATTGTAGACAGCTTGAGCAACCTGGGTCTAGAAACCGTTACGGTGCAGCGAGAAGAGCTAGACCAGGCTCAGGCGAGCGCTATATTCTGGCTGTCGCTCAAAATCAATGCCTGCGTGATCGGTGCCATGGTGCTGGCGGGGCCTCTGTTGGCCAGGTTCTATGGGGAGCCCGCCCTCACTCCAATCACGGCGGCTATGGCGGTTGGGGCGTTGAGTCTGTGCGTGTCATTTCAGCACCTGTCTCTGCTGAAGCGACAGATGAAGTTTGGCCTGCTGACCACGATTGAGGTGATGGCTATGGCTATGGCGGCGGTCTGTGCGATCGCCGCTGCCCGACTCGGCCTGGGGTTTTGGGCACTGGTTCTGCAAATCGTGGTGATGCAGGTAATTCAGGGCGGAGCCTACTGGCTATGGTGCAGCTGGCGGCCAACGCCTGCGGCGGCGGGGGCGGCAACCAACCTGCGCCCTATGGTGGCCTACGGGGCACATCTGACCGGCTATCGATTTTTAACGCGGGTGGCAACGCAGATCGACCGCGTTTTGCTGGGATACCTGAGCGGGGCTCAGGCCCTGGGCCTGTACTCTGTGGCCTACCAGTGGGCCTACTTCCCCTTTAACCAAATCTACTTTCCGCTGTTTGATGTGGCGATCGCCAGTCTGAGCCGCAGCCTACCCAACCCAGAGCAATACCGGGCCTACTGCCGCCACAGCCTGATGCCCATTTTTGCGGTCTGTATGCCGGCCCTGGCCTATCTGTTTGTGACCGCCCACGACGTGATCCTCCTGCTGCTGGGCAGCCAGTGGACAGGGGCTATTCCGCTGTTTCGGGTGCTGACGGTGGCGGTGTTTGTGGGCAGCCTTTACCGCGTCACCAAATGGATCTATGTCTCCTCGGGGCAAACCCAGCGACAGCTGCGCTGGAGTCTGGTCTATACGCCAGTGATGCTCGTGTCGGTGGCCCTCGGTGCCCAGTGGGGGGCCTTGGGTATTGCGTTGGGCTACACCTTCGGCATTTGCCTGTTGACCTATCCCTCGGTGCTGTACTGCGTGGCGTCATGCCCGATCACCCTGGGAGATTTTATGGGTGCCGTCTGGCGACCGGCGATCGCCTCTCTGCTTTCGGCGGCGCTGCTGTACCTGACCAGTTTGGCGCTGCCGGAGTCGTCGATTTTAGCCCTTACCCTGGCCCTTCAGGGACTGATCTATGGGGTTTTCTACGTTGGCATTTGGCTGCTGCTGCCGGGGGGCTACCGCGAGGCCCGGGCCATGGTGCAGCTGGTGCTCAAGGCCAAAGCCAAACCCAAGTAG
- a CDS encoding glycosyltransferase family 2 protein, with the protein MASYVFSVVIPTYNRPERLASCLLSLTRLSYPRDGFEVIVVDDGSAQPLAATVEPFEAVLNLTLLRQVNSGPAKARNAGAARAQGQYLVFTDDDCQPHPSWLNALAAQLDQQPLALVGGHTLNALPDNVFSTASQLLIDYLYDYYNSRRAPSFFASNNFAMAAEQFRQLGGFDTSFPLAAGEDREFCDRWLQHGFPMAYAPEARVDHSHHLSLRRFWRQHFNYGRGAYCFHRVRSRRAAAQVKVEPLEFYWQLLTYPLVRRFQVQGMLLSGLLLMSQVANVVGFFWERRQQKAPPASAPAAPC; encoded by the coding sequence ATGGCATCCTACGTCTTTTCCGTGGTTATACCCACCTACAACCGGCCCGAGCGGCTGGCCAGCTGTCTGCTCAGCCTCACCCGGCTCAGCTACCCCCGTGACGGCTTTGAGGTCATCGTCGTGGACGACGGCAGCGCCCAGCCCCTGGCCGCCACGGTCGAGCCCTTTGAGGCGGTGCTCAACTTGACGCTGCTGCGGCAGGTCAACAGCGGCCCGGCCAAGGCCCGCAACGCCGGGGCCGCCCGCGCCCAAGGCCAGTACCTGGTGTTTACCGACGACGACTGCCAGCCCCACCCCAGCTGGCTCAATGCCCTGGCGGCCCAGCTCGACCAGCAGCCCCTGGCCCTGGTGGGCGGCCACACCCTCAACGCCCTGCCCGACAACGTCTTTTCCACCGCCAGCCAGCTGCTGATCGACTACCTCTACGACTACTACAACAGCCGTCGTGCGCCCAGCTTTTTTGCCTCCAACAATTTTGCTATGGCCGCCGAGCAGTTTCGGCAGCTGGGGGGGTTTGACACGTCCTTTCCCCTGGCGGCGGGGGAAGATCGGGAGTTTTGCGATCGCTGGCTCCAGCACGGATTTCCTATGGCCTACGCCCCCGAGGCGCGGGTTGACCACAGCCATCACCTGTCGCTGCGGCGGTTTTGGCGACAGCACTTTAACTACGGGCGCGGTGCCTACTGCTTTCACCGGGTCAGGTCGCGCCGCGCCGCCGCGCAGGTTAAAGTTGAGCCGCTAGAGTTTTACTGGCAGCTGCTGACCTATCCCCTGGTGCGGCGGTTTCAGGTTCAGGGCATGCTGTTGTCGGGGCTGCTGTTGATGTCCCAGGTGGCCAATGTGGTGGGCTTCTTTTGGGAGCGCCGCCAGCAAAAAGCACCCCCGGCCTCGGCTCCGGCGGCCCCCTGCTGA